Proteins found in one Candidatus Binatia bacterium genomic segment:
- a CDS encoding TIGR03617 family F420-dependent LLM class oxidoreductase — protein MRVETGLPITDWRKVGPAAAAAEAAGFDGLLSFEIANDPFAPLAFAALATERVRLGTAIAVCFPRSPMVTANTAWDLHVHSKGRFTLGLGTQVKGHNERRFSVPWTPPLPRLREYVESLRAIWRCWEKGEKLDYQGEHYRFTLMTPEFVPPPSGLSPIPISIAAVRPAMLKLAGRTCDGVRLHGFATKKYVDEVAMPQIREGLAKAGRDRSSFEVWGGGFVVTGTDEAALAKGREQIRYRIAFYGSTRSYHPVLAVHGWEDLGMKLHAMSKNGQWKEMAAEVPDEVLDTFAVIAPYDDLVGKLRDRFGGITDSITLGTPTDIPEGPARELLQDVQRIESPFRGFPTEW, from the coding sequence ATGCGAGTAGAGACCGGACTTCCCATCACCGACTGGCGTAAGGTTGGCCCGGCGGCCGCGGCGGCCGAAGCAGCCGGGTTCGACGGCCTCTTGAGCTTCGAGATCGCCAATGACCCCTTCGCACCGCTCGCGTTCGCGGCGCTCGCCACGGAGCGCGTGCGACTCGGAACCGCCATTGCCGTGTGCTTTCCGCGCAGCCCGATGGTTACGGCCAACACCGCATGGGATCTGCACGTCCACTCGAAGGGACGCTTCACCCTCGGACTCGGCACGCAGGTAAAAGGACACAACGAGCGACGCTTCAGCGTGCCGTGGACGCCGCCCCTACCCCGGCTCCGCGAGTACGTGGAGTCCCTCCGCGCGATCTGGCGCTGCTGGGAGAAGGGAGAGAAGCTCGACTACCAGGGGGAGCACTATCGCTTCACGCTGATGACACCCGAGTTTGTACCGCCGCCGTCCGGACTTTCCCCCATCCCGATCAGCATCGCCGCCGTGCGCCCCGCGATGCTGAAACTCGCAGGACGCACCTGCGACGGCGTGCGCCTCCACGGATTCGCCACCAAGAAATACGTCGACGAAGTCGCGATGCCGCAGATTCGCGAGGGGCTCGCCAAGGCCGGACGCGATCGCTCTTCCTTCGAGGTCTGGGGCGGCGGATTCGTCGTCACCGGAACAGACGAGGCCGCACTCGCGAAGGGACGCGAACAGATCCGGTACCGCATCGCGTTCTACGGCTCGACACGCAGCTACCACCCGGTCCTGGCGGTGCACGGCTGGGAAGATCTCGGCATGAAGCTCCACGCCATGTCCAAGAACGGACAGTGGAAGGAGATGGCCGCCGAGGTCCCGGACGAAGTGCTCGACACGTTTGCCGTCATCGCGCCGTACGATGATCTCGTGGGCAAGCTCCGGGACCGGTTCGGCGGAATCACCGACAGCATCACGCTTGGCACCCCGACCGACATCCCCGAAGGACCGGCTCGCGAACTCCTTCAGGACGTGCAGCGCATCGAAAGCCCGTTCCGGGGATTTCCGACGGAGTGGTGA